One segment of Actinomycetota bacterium DNA contains the following:
- a CDS encoding amidase, whose amino-acid sequence MRPTLTRRAVLRAGGVAVATSPFIPAVRAAATDAHATNPADLSLLEIIGELDAGQLSAVELTEACVARIDALEPTLHAFITRTDDRAVAAAEAADQRRTRGDDPGLFGGIPVGLKDLYYTEGVATTAGSRVLADFVPDFDATLWARLADEGAGLAGKLNTHEFAYGTSTPPTRNPWDPARNPGGSSGGSGAALGARMLPVATGSDTGGSLRLPAAVNGICAIRPTYGAVSRRGIIALAWSLDTVAPMARRMADVSLLLAAVAGHDPDDPTSARTGLGELPVTPPSLADIRVGVPDEYFWDDVEPGIETACREGLALLEQLGAEVVEVPVPAVNDEVMGTFGPFERTVFAEATSYHRGLVRSERAAGYSPEILALLADGETITAADYLDDQRLRSVYSRQWREIFAEHGLAAIAHPTTPAQPLPQVPSQSFLFGVPFRLMRLAPMCGFPSLSVPVGFDGALPVGLCLTGLPFDDARLLGIGVAVDEEVALWKVRPPLVEDLG is encoded by the coding sequence GTGCGCCCGACCCTGACCCGTCGAGCCGTTCTCCGGGCGGGCGGGGTGGCGGTCGCCACCAGCCCGTTCATCCCAGCGGTGCGTGCAGCCGCGACCGACGCCCACGCGACGAACCCAGCCGACCTCTCCTTGCTCGAGATCATCGGTGAGCTGGACGCAGGTCAGCTCTCCGCGGTCGAGCTCACGGAGGCGTGCGTGGCCCGCATCGACGCGCTCGAGCCGACGCTGCACGCGTTCATCACCCGCACCGACGATCGGGCGGTGGCGGCGGCCGAGGCAGCGGACCAGCGGCGCACCCGCGGCGACGACCCCGGGCTGTTCGGCGGCATCCCGGTCGGCCTGAAGGATCTGTACTACACCGAGGGGGTGGCGACGACCGCCGGCTCGCGGGTGCTCGCCGACTTCGTGCCCGACTTCGACGCGACGTTGTGGGCGCGTCTGGCGGACGAGGGGGCTGGCCTTGCCGGGAAGCTCAACACCCACGAGTTCGCCTACGGCACGAGCACCCCACCGACCCGCAACCCGTGGGACCCCGCGCGCAACCCCGGTGGCTCCTCCGGTGGATCGGGCGCTGCCCTCGGTGCCCGGATGCTGCCGGTCGCGACCGGTAGCGACACGGGCGGCTCGCTGCGGCTCCCGGCGGCCGTCAACGGCATCTGCGCCATCCGCCCGACCTACGGGGCGGTGTCGCGCCGCGGCATCATCGCGCTCGCCTGGTCGCTGGACACCGTGGCGCCGATGGCCCGACGCATGGCGGACGTCTCGCTGCTGCTGGCTGCGGTCGCCGGGCACGACCCCGACGATCCCACCAGCGCTCGGACGGGTCTGGGCGAGCTTCCGGTGACACCCCCGAGCCTGGCCGACATCCGTGTCGGCGTGCCGGACGAGTACTTCTGGGACGACGTGGAGCCAGGCATCGAGACAGCCTGCCGGGAGGGGCTGGCGCTACTCGAACAACTCGGCGCCGAGGTGGTCGAGGTCCCGGTACCCGCGGTCAACGACGAGGTCATGGGCACGTTCGGACCCTTCGAGCGGACCGTCTTCGCCGAGGCCACCAGCTACCACCGCGGGCTGGTCCGGTCCGAGCGCGCGGCTGGCTACTCCCCCGAGATCCTCGCGCTGCTGGCCGACGGCGAGACCATCACCGCGGCCGACTACCTCGACGATCAGCGGCTGCGGTCGGTCTACTCCAGACAGTGGCGGGAGATCTTCGCCGAGCACGGCCTCGCCGCCATCGCCCACCCGACCACGCCTGCTCAGCCGCTCCCGCAGGTGCCGTCTCAGTCGTTCCTGTTCGGTGTCCCCTTCCGTCTCATGCGCCTCGCGCCGATGTGCGGCTTCCCGTCGCTGTCGGTCCCGGTCGGCTTCGACGGTGCCCTGCCGGTCGGTCTGTGCCTGACCGGGCTGCCGTTCGACGATGCGCGGCTGCTCGGCATCGGGGTGGCGGTGGACGAGGAGGTCGCGCTGTGGAAGGTGCGACCGCCCCTCGTGGAGGACCTCGGTTGA
- a CDS encoding DsrE family protein produces the protein MGDYVIIESRDPFDSNDVDDLYELAGGLAERGEVTVFLVQNGVLATRRAAAVSSRLATLAGKATVLADEFSLRERGIGEDELVEGVSPADIGTAVDLLAAGRTAFWH, from the coding sequence ATGGGCGACTACGTGATCATCGAGTCGCGCGATCCCTTCGACAGCAACGACGTCGACGACCTCTACGAGCTGGCCGGCGGCCTCGCCGAGCGCGGCGAGGTGACGGTCTTCCTGGTCCAGAACGGTGTGTTGGCGACGCGACGCGCGGCCGCGGTCTCGTCGCGACTCGCGACGCTGGCGGGCAAGGCGACGGTCCTGGCCGACGAGTTCTCGCTGCGCGAACGCGGCATCGGCGAGGACGAGCTCGTCGAGGGGGTCTCCCCCGCCGACATCGGGACGGCGGTCGACCTGCTCGCCGCCGGCCGTACCGCGTTCTGGCACTGA
- a CDS encoding DsrE family protein — protein MAQTLTFLLMDPPYESETTTTAFRLIDAALRRGHTVNVFAYEGAVNLTMADQAPHPNPVHGTDVAEEQHPLTKDWVAALFEAGAGNGGLNWINCGLCVDERGAGNTIEGPVRGGPAHFAEWAASSDATLVIPTR, from the coding sequence ATGGCCCAGACGCTGACGTTCCTGCTGATGGATCCGCCCTACGAGAGCGAGACAACGACCACCGCGTTCCGGCTCATCGACGCGGCACTGCGCCGGGGCCACACCGTCAACGTGTTCGCGTACGAGGGGGCCGTGAACCTGACCATGGCCGACCAGGCTCCCCACCCCAACCCCGTGCACGGTACCGACGTGGCGGAGGAGCAGCACCCGCTCACCAAGGACTGGGTGGCGGCGCTGTTCGAGGCCGGCGCCGGCAACGGCGGGCTCAACTGGATCAACTGCGGCCTGTGTGTCGACGAGCGGGGCGCGGGCAACACCATCGAAGGACCCGTGCGGGGCGGCCCGGCCCACTTCGCCGAGTGGGCCGCCTCGTCCGACGCGACGCTGGTCATCCCGACCAGGTGA
- a CDS encoding DsrE family protein → MSVVETAYRATLEEQDDTVLWFTHAVHNSGSVEVDVLLRGNAVNYAVTGQDVSDLEIAGHTLAHAPDFVADLTVLAEKGVAVHYVTEDVDERGIPSDRIASGLKAVARADLPELFDRYDQIWHW, encoded by the coding sequence CTGTCCGTCGTCGAGACCGCCTACCGCGCCACGCTCGAGGAGCAGGACGACACGGTTCTGTGGTTCACCCACGCGGTCCACAACTCAGGCTCGGTCGAGGTCGACGTGCTGCTCCGCGGCAACGCGGTCAACTACGCCGTGACCGGACAGGACGTCTCCGACCTCGAGATCGCCGGCCACACGCTCGCTCACGCGCCCGACTTCGTCGCCGACCTGACCGTTCTGGCGGAGAAGGGGGTCGCGGTGCACTACGTCACCGAGGACGTCGATGAACGCGGCATCCCCAGCGATCGCATCGCGTCCGGCCTCAAGGCGGTCGCGCGCGCCGATCTGCCGGAGCTGTTCGACCGCTACGACCAGATCTGGCACTGGTAG
- a CDS encoding class I SAM-dependent methyltransferase, with protein sequence MGSLSRVVIERSRPDLLVGIDPSAAFLDLARRELPQLVPVQADARQMPFADATFDATVSGLALNHVPDPTAAVSEAARVVRTGGTLLAYVWDYDHPGFFLTWLWEGLESIRGQRDEHDERGLWPVCTEAGLTELATRSALSNVRVAPLVIDTPFRDVEELWQGFPLGVGPSGRAVSDLDPSAREQLRSWFDERWNASVEGSERPTARALTLVATVP encoded by the coding sequence GTGGGCAGCCTGAGCCGGGTCGTGATCGAGCGATCCCGACCGGATCTGCTGGTGGGCATCGATCCCAGCGCGGCATTCCTCGACCTCGCCCGTCGGGAGCTGCCTCAGCTGGTGCCGGTCCAGGCCGACGCGCGGCAGATGCCCTTCGCCGACGCCACCTTCGACGCCACGGTCAGCGGCCTCGCGCTCAACCACGTGCCGGACCCCACGGCGGCGGTCAGTGAGGCGGCACGTGTGGTCCGGACCGGCGGCACCCTCCTGGCGTACGTGTGGGACTACGACCACCCGGGCTTCTTCCTCACCTGGCTGTGGGAGGGCCTGGAGTCGATCCGCGGTCAGCGCGACGAACACGACGAGCGCGGCCTCTGGCCGGTATGTACGGAGGCAGGCCTGACCGAGCTCGCCACGCGGTCGGCGCTGAGCAACGTCCGAGTCGCGCCGCTCGTCATCGACACACCCTTCCGCGACGTCGAGGAGCTGTGGCAGGGCTTTCCGCTCGGGGTGGGCCCCAGCGGACGAGCCGTCTCCGACCTCGATCCGTCAGCCCGCGAGCAGCTGCGGTCGTGGTTCGACGAGCGATGGAACGCCTCGGTCGAGGGTTCAGAGCGGCCGACCGCACGGGCCCTGACCCTGGTCGCCACCGTGCCGTGA
- a CDS encoding alcohol dehydrogenase catalytic domain-containing protein, which produces MQHLVYLEPGQVAWRSVDDPSPAADGVVVRPTAVARCDLDPFMVAFGLFPGPFPVGHEAAGEVVAVGDEVERWQPGDRVVVPFQVSCGSCEPCRAGRFAACEPHRARAGAAFGFGSEGGGHPGAVADLLAVPHADHLLLAAPDGVEDQHLAPAADNLADGWRAVVPALRAEPGADVLVVGGLGVSIGLYAIHAATAHGATGPYGTCTSVAIHFGAPIPLPLLSMYTRGITFHTSRADARRLLGAVLDEIANGTLDPGVVPTRVVDFDEAADAWVQPAIKLVVAGRE; this is translated from the coding sequence GTGCAGCACCTCGTCTACCTCGAGCCCGGTCAGGTCGCGTGGCGGTCGGTCGACGACCCCAGCCCCGCTGCGGACGGTGTGGTGGTGCGCCCCACCGCGGTCGCACGTTGCGACCTCGATCCGTTCATGGTGGCGTTCGGGCTCTTCCCGGGACCGTTCCCCGTCGGTCACGAAGCGGCCGGCGAGGTCGTCGCGGTCGGCGATGAGGTCGAGCGGTGGCAGCCCGGCGACCGGGTCGTGGTGCCCTTCCAGGTCTCGTGCGGCAGCTGCGAGCCGTGTCGCGCCGGCCGGTTCGCGGCGTGCGAGCCGCACCGGGCACGTGCCGGGGCGGCCTTCGGGTTCGGCTCCGAGGGTGGCGGCCACCCGGGGGCGGTCGCGGACCTGCTCGCGGTGCCGCACGCCGACCACCTGCTCCTCGCCGCGCCCGACGGGGTGGAGGACCAGCACCTGGCACCGGCGGCGGACAACCTCGCCGACGGGTGGCGTGCGGTCGTCCCGGCGCTACGTGCGGAACCCGGTGCCGACGTGCTCGTCGTGGGCGGCCTCGGGGTGTCGATCGGGCTCTACGCGATCCACGCCGCGACCGCGCACGGGGCGACCGGTCCCTACGGGACCTGCACGAGCGTGGCCATCCACTTCGGCGCGCCGATCCCGCTGCCACTACTGTCGATGTACACCAGGGGCATCACCTTCCACACCTCCCGGGCCGACGCACGCCGGCTGCTCGGCGCGGTGCTCGACGAGATCGCCAACGGCACGCTCGACCCCGGCGTGGTGCCGACGCGGGTCGTCGACTTCGACGAGGCAGCCGACGCCTGGGTGCAACCGGCCATCAAGCTCGTCGTCGCAGGCCGGGAGTGA